In Desulfitibacter sp. BRH_c19, the genomic stretch AATCTTTTGTTTTGTACTAGCTTAGCTTTTTCCACCCTTTGTTTAACCTTCTCGCTAGATTCCCCTCTTCCTGACTTATGTAAGTCTAATTCATTTTTTTTCACCCTTGGAACTTGAACTTGCAAATCAAATCTGTCTAGTAAAGGTCCTGATATTTTAGCTAAATATTTTTTTACTTGAATTGGTGTACATATACATTCTTTTGTATCATCACCTAGATATCCACATGGACAAGGATTTAATGCTACTATAAGTGTAAAGCTGGCAGGAAATTTAATTGCTGCAGATACTCTACTTATTAATACTTCTCTGTCCTCTAAAGGTTGCCGCAAAGCTTCCAAAACCCTTTTGGGATACTCAGTTAACTCATCTAGAAAAAGAACACCATGCATCGCATGACTTATTTCACCAGGTTTAGGAATAGAACCTCCTCCTATTAAGCTAGCCTGACTAATGTTGTGGTGTGGAGCACGAAAAGGTCTTTCTGTAATTAAAGGGTTGTCTCTTGGTAGAAGGCCACTAACACTATAAATTTTTGTAACATCTAGCGATTCCTTTAGTGACATCTTTGAAAGAATGCTAACCATAGATCTAGCAAGCATTGTTTTTCCAGAACCAGGTGGTCCAATAAAAAGTACATTGTGTCCACCTGCAGCAGCTATTTCCAAAGCTCTTTTAGCATTTAACTGTCCAACAATATCAGCAAGGTCTGTTTCTATATTCTCAGTCTTATTTGGGGGTCTATAGAACCTTGCAGCATTTATTTTTATGTCACCGTTTAAAAATTCCACTACTTCTTTTAAAGTATTTAACCCATAAGCCTTTATGTCCGACACTAAAGCAGCTTCTTGTACGTTGCCTTCAGGAACTAATATTTTATCTATATGTTCATTAGCAATTCCACTAGCCATTACCAATACACCTGGGACTCTTCTTAATTCACCTGATAATGATAGTTGTCCAAGCATATAGAAATTCTCTAGCTTTTTCATGCTTACCTGTTCTGTAGCAGCGAGCACGCCTATGGCAATAGCTAAATCATAGATAGGACCTTCTTTTTTAATATCTGCTGGTGCAAGGTTAATTGTAACTCTTTTGGGAGGAAACTGAAATCCAGAATTTTTTATTGCAGCACGTACCCTTTCTTTGGACTCTCGAATTGATGTATCTGGAAGCCCAACAATATCCCTCGTGGGAAAGTTCGCCAACCTTTATTAACTCATTACTAAAAGGCCATTCTATTTCTACTGTTTTATTGGCATATATATGTATCTTAACATCTAGAAGTTTAATAATTTCTTTCTTTTCATCAAAAGACAAGCTGTCTAATTTGTCTGCTATTAGTTTACAGTAATTTTCAATGTTTTGGGAAAAATTTTGTTTTTCTTCTATATATAATAGCTTGTTTTTTGTATTAGATATTTCCTGTATCACGGATTTCTTCTTTTGCTCTATTTTCTGTATCCTTTTTTTAAGTTCATCGGGCTCAACATAACCTTCAAGTCTCATTTCCCATGCTTCATCCACCTGTTTTTCCAAATCGTCAATTTGCTTTTGTTTTTTATCTAGCTTCCTCAAAAGTTCTTCTATAATTTCGGCTTCACTATTATCTTTAGCTTTGTTTACTTCACGTGTTATAAGGTCTGGATTTTTAAGAGCGGAATCAAGGAAATTCCAAACCATGTCATCTAAGCCTCTCATCCCTCCTATACTGTTTGCTGGGAACATTGGCACTTCACATGGCGTTAAGGTAACCTCTCTTTTTCTCCCAGCACACCTGTAGTATAAATGGGCTCCTGTATTTGTGGTCTTAGGGGTTGTGTATACACGCCTTCCACATTCACCACAATAAATATGCCCTACCAAGAGGTATTGATGTTTCCGTCTCCTAGATATAGCGGCGTTTTGAGATATTTTTCTTTGTACCCCTTCCCATTGTACTTTGGATATTATCGATGGTATTTTGACGGGTATCCATTGTTCTTGAGGTCTTATTTCTACTGATAAGGTTTTTCCTGACTTTGAGCAAGTCTTTCGTTTGAAATTATTAAAAGTTCCTGCATACGCTTCGTTATGTAGAATCCTGCCAACTGTGCTGGTATGCCATCTGCAGCCTTTTGGACTGGGTATTCTCTCTTCATTTAAAGCAATAGTAATCTTAGAAATTCCCATTCCTTCATTATCACACATAGTATATATTTTCTTAACAATACCTGCTTCCTTTTCATTAATTACAAATTGTGATCTTTCAGCGTCATAATCGTAACCGAACGGACCCGGATGCCCTGCCCAACCTCCGGTACAACTTACCATCCCCTTTTGAGCCTTTGCTTTTCTACCCGCTATGGTTCTCTGACGAATTTTAGCTTTTTCATATTCTGCAAAAGCACCTTTCATATAGAAAAACATAGTATCCTCGGGACTTTCTTTATCGCCTCTTGAATGAGTAACAAATTCCAATCTAGCATATTTTTCGACGCTTCGTGCAAACATAATCTGGTCTCCTAGGTCCCTTGCCCAACGGTCCAGATCATAACAAACAACCAGATCAAATTCACCCTGTTCCACCCTGGAAGTTAATTCTATCATATTGGGTCTTTCGGAATCATCCCCGCTATAACCATCATCAACAAATTCAGCTATATCGCCCACCGCACCTAGTTCTATAGCCTTTAATTTAGAATGTTTTATTTGTTCACCAAGTGAATGCCCTTTCAGGGCTTGTTCTTCTGTTGAAACCCTAGCATATATACAAGCTCTCATTTAGAATACCTCTTATTATTTACTTATTATATTGTACTTGATTATACTTTTTATCCAAAGCAATTTTTTTAGGTTTTTCCACACTAACTAATTTTAGGAGTTTCGAAAATACTATAGAAATTTTTTTGTCTGCTTCGGGATCTTTAGTTGGCTTTAAAATTAGCTTCATTATACATAGACCTCCTTTCACCCATAATATAAAACAAGCCTCTTCGGCTTTACCTATCATAAAAGTTTGACATATATATTAATGATATATATACTTAAAATAATCTAATAATTAAGTTGCCAGGTATTTTTCCTGAGCAGCTTCTTTTTTTATGAGCTGCAAACCACTCATTTTTATATATTTTGCTTCTATATAATAAGTTAAACTTGCTGCAGCTGAAGAACTATCAATCTCACCATTTTCCAACATTACTAACACCTTTTTTATTCTCTCCTTTAAACTACACTCTTGTGGCATAATGACACCTCCTCCTCTATTTCTTGCTAATCATACTTAAAAACTTACTTAGTAATTTCAAAACTAATGGAATTGCATTTAGGGCATCTACCTCCTTTTATTATGTATTCTCTCAATATTGAATTTGGTTTTGATTTTTCATATCCAACAATGGTAGCCTTTCGACCGCAACAGATGCATTGGGCCTTAATGGTATAGGTTTTCTCCAATACTCCACCCCCTAAGACAATATTTTAAGACAAAAAAATCTCCCAATACTTAAGAGAGATCTTGCTTAACATCCACATCCATGATTTCTTTTATAAATCTCATCAGTCTAACCTTTTGTAAACTAATTTGAGCCCTGAAAGTTGAGTAATTCATCAATAACCTTAACAGCATTCAGCTCTAACGAATTGATTACATCAATTCCTAGTATGGTATCATAAAGTTTAATATTTTTATCTTTTAACAGTTTATAAAGCTCTAATAGTTTATTTGAATTTCTATAAATTCTATCTACTGAACTTACAGTAATGCTTTTTATAGTGTCCAGATTATTGATTATTTGATTTAATCCTGGTCTATCCATTATATATCCAGAAAAACCATCATCAATATATATTTTGTCTACTGTCATATGTTTAGATTCTAAAAATTTTCTACATTTATATTGCTTTACATCGATTGCAGCCTGGTGTTTTTGTGCTGTTCTACAATAAATAATGTTCATTACATGATCTCCCCCCCAAATTTAATTTCTTTCATATTTACCAACTTGTATGGGAAAAGTATATTACATCCCAGCTTCCTTAATCACCACCTATGTCAATCCATATCTAATTTCTGGTACCTTTAACACTATCAAAAAAGAAACTGATGCTATTCATTGATAATTATCCCTGGTAAACCAAATAATTGCGTTTGAACCGGTCTTGCACGTTCTAAAATATGAAGATGTTTTCCTTCACAGATTATTACCTCGTTTTTTACTTGAATAGTATTAATGATGCATCTATGCCCTCTTTGATCTTCATAATTCAATGTGTAGAAATCTCCACGAGGGCCGTAGATACCTGTAACAATTCCACCTGTATCATAGTGAGTTCTAATTTGGCACCCTATGATTTCCTGCAAGCGTTCCTTTGCATCCATTGAATTATCATCCCCTCCATTTACATAATTCAGGAAATAAAAAGAAGCCTTTCAGCATCTGTATTAAGTCACTAATATTACCTTTCATAATCTTCTTCTAGTGTTGCTGCAGCTTCTTTTCTAACAACAGAAATACCAGGGGTATATTCCAGACACTTTTCTTCTAACAGCTTAAATTTCACACAACGTTTATTAAGATGTGTCTCACCACTTGTAACCTTTTCATAAAGACGCGCGGCTTTCTTCATTATAATATCAGCATTCTTATTTATAAATGAAAGCTGATTTAATAATAAATTACGATAGGCAATATCCTGTTCCTTCATTATATTATATTCAATTAATGCACTTTCAACGATAGGAAGCATATTATTAAGATTAATAACCCCATATTTACCCTTGTCAATTTTTATAAAATCCAAGCTATTTTTCATTTTATTATGTTTAGGTCTAGGTGAAGCCAGAGGAGCAAAGTATTTAATTCCATTTACAACTAATACTACTCCTACATATGGTCTCTTGCTGTTTTTGTTGTATTTTACATTAATATTGTCATACCTTCTTAAAAACTCAATGTAATCATCTTCGATTCTATAAATCCTTAGCTTTTTCATGGTCTCACCTCAAATATAAAGAGAGACAGCATAATCGCTGCCTCTCACTCTTTTAGCTCTCCACTTATAGGTAGGAGTTCACCGCTCTTTTAGCTCTCCACTTATACGGTAGGAGTTCACCACTCTTTTAGCCCTCCACTTATATGGTAGGAGTTCACCGCTCTTTGTATCTATCTTATTTAGAGTATATCAAAGTAGCATAATCACTGCAATAATAAAATCCTCTGAATAAGGATTGAAAACAAAAAGAAGCCTTCCGGCTTCGACTTCGGTATTATCTTTCAAATTCCTCTTCTTTCACTTTCCTTTTTTTATTAACAAATCTTTCTCGATTAAGAAAAAAATCAAGAATATTGTTTGCAATAGACAAGGCCTCTTCAGCAATATCCTTACTGGGCATGCCTTTTGATGTAGATCCAATCGGGGCAACTGGATATCGTGTAGGTATATAAAACTGATTTAAAATCCTAGCAGCTGACATAAACTGTTTTAAATCAGAATTGATTTCGATGCATAGGTTACATAGTTCAATAAGGTTATGAGTTCTAGGAGGACTAACATTATTCTCAACTAAAAAACCTTTAAAAGCTTTTTCTACCGCTTGATGTGAAAAGAAACAAACATTATTGTTTTATCTTCTCTTAATATTATTTTTGCTGAATCTATGTCATCATAGGCAAACTCATACCATTTATTGGAGAGCATCATATATAACCCTCCCCTTCTTTAAAATTTCTTCTCTATAAAACAAATCATCTTTTAATTCTTCTTCTTCCTTTGGAGTATAGACAAGGATATCTACCGCTATATTTGGTTCTGCAATTTCAATAACCTCTTTTAACCTCTCATAAAACGACTTTTCTGTATCTTTAATTATCACTAGATCTATGTCGCTCCATTCATTAATATTTCCCATAACAAACGAACCAAAGATAATAATCTTTAGGGGTTTGTATTCAGTAATTAAAACATTAATCATTCTAGAGAGTTCATCATTTAGTTGCCTCGAACGCTCCAATGATTTCACAACCAGTCCTCCTCAGTATGGATATCATAAAAAGCATACCTTATAATATAAGGATATCTTTGTAATATAAACTGTCTCTTTGTTATTCTATAACTAAATTATACAAAAATATTACCATCCTTAAAATAATAAAATAAAAATGTTAAAAAAAAGTTCAAAATCGGTTGTGCTCACTACTGCACATGCCTTCCCTGCCTTTGGATCTAACCGACGGTTCTCCCACCAGCAGACAGAATCACTCTACGCCTATACACTCCTGGAAAATGCAGGTTCCTCGAACCTGGAAGCCTATCTCCATCAGACACCGTACATTCATGAAGCTAAACCTCATTCCTGTAGCGTGCCTAAGTAATAATAAATAGACTAACAGGTCAAGTACACCAGCGTAAGCCCGATTTCAAACTCTCCCTGGAGTTACTTATCTCCCTCCAGCCTCCAGGAAGCTAAATTGTCAAAGAACTAAGTTATATATCATACCAATAAATGGTATAATAGCGATAAGTAGAAATAATTACTGAAGTTCTATCCTCATCTCAAGCACATAATTCATAATCCATACATGTTATTTAACAACACTTTCTATCAACCATCTTCGGTAAGGGATGCTTGGATTAAACAACATCTGAATTTTGATTTCCATTGTCCGTAGACAATGGTTTATTGAAAAAAATATAGTTTTCTAGATCAAGTTTTTCTTCTTTGCATAAAAGGTAGAGGCCTTTAAATACTTTTACTCCACCAATTTTTTCTTTATTAAGTACTCTGAATAAATAAGAATAATCTACTCCAAGCTTACCTGCAAGATCAGGTATACTCCAATTACGTTGTTCTGCCAGTTTTTGAAGTGCAATTGTATTTATTAACATTTTTTCACCTCTCATATAACTTA encodes the following:
- a CDS encoding DNA polymerase III subunit beta, translating into MERSRQLNDELSRMINVLITEYKPLKIIIFGSFVMGNINEWSDIDLVIIKDTEKSFYERLKEVIEIAEPNIAVDILVYTPKEEEELKDDLFYREEILKKGRVIYDALQ